A stretch of the Arthrobacter sp. PAMC 25486 genome encodes the following:
- the tyrS gene encoding tyrosine--tRNA ligase, with translation MSLQTKLRVPENDPSFANVWQELKWRGLVKVSTDEAALEELLAGEPITYYCGFDPTAPSLHLGNLVQLLTMRRMQLAGHKPLGLVGGSTGLVGDPRPTAERTMNSKETVTEWVGYLQGQVQRFLSFEGENAARMVNNLDWTEPMSVLDFLRDIGKHFRVGTMVKKDIVASRLNSDEGISYAEFSYQILQGMDYLELFRQYGCVLQQGGSDQWGNLTSGTDLIRKVEGASVHALGTPLITNSDGTKFGKSEGNAIWLDPTMCSPFDMYQFWLNTSDADVVDRLKVFTFLSREEIAAVEAAVAQNPQAREGQRTLAFQVTSLVHGVDAALKVIAASGALFGQGDLAALDVATLESATRELPRATAPAAGLGIVELLVAAGLSKSNSDARRTVGEGGAYVNNAKITDLDAVLGASEALHGKYLLVRRGKRTLAMVELSA, from the coding sequence GTGTCTTTGCAAACTAAACTCCGCGTCCCCGAGAACGATCCCAGCTTCGCCAATGTTTGGCAGGAGCTCAAGTGGCGAGGCCTGGTCAAGGTCTCCACCGACGAGGCGGCCCTTGAAGAGCTGCTCGCCGGCGAGCCGATCACGTACTATTGCGGCTTTGACCCCACAGCGCCCAGCCTGCACCTTGGCAACCTGGTCCAGTTGCTGACCATGCGCCGCATGCAGCTTGCCGGCCACAAGCCGCTGGGCCTGGTGGGCGGGTCGACCGGCCTGGTGGGGGACCCGCGCCCCACCGCCGAGCGCACCATGAACTCGAAGGAAACGGTCACCGAGTGGGTTGGCTACCTGCAGGGCCAGGTGCAGCGTTTCCTGTCCTTCGAGGGCGAGAACGCCGCGCGCATGGTCAACAACCTTGACTGGACCGAGCCCATGTCCGTCCTGGATTTCCTGCGCGACATTGGCAAGCACTTCCGGGTTGGCACCATGGTCAAGAAGGACATTGTTGCCTCCCGCCTGAACTCCGACGAGGGCATCAGCTACGCCGAATTCAGCTACCAGATCCTGCAGGGCATGGACTACCTGGAGCTGTTCCGCCAGTACGGCTGCGTGTTGCAGCAGGGCGGATCCGACCAGTGGGGCAACCTGACCAGCGGCACCGATTTGATCCGCAAGGTGGAGGGCGCCTCCGTCCATGCACTGGGCACGCCGCTGATCACCAACTCCGACGGTACCAAGTTCGGCAAGAGCGAGGGCAACGCCATCTGGCTCGATCCCACCATGTGCAGCCCCTTTGACATGTACCAGTTCTGGCTCAACACCTCGGACGCCGATGTGGTTGACCGCCTCAAGGTGTTCACCTTCCTGTCCCGGGAAGAGATCGCTGCCGTTGAGGCCGCCGTTGCGCAAAACCCGCAGGCGCGCGAAGGCCAACGCACCCTCGCCTTCCAGGTGACATCCCTAGTGCATGGTGTGGATGCGGCACTGAAGGTCATCGCCGCATCTGGCGCATTGTTCGGCCAGGGTGATTTGGCGGCACTGGATGTGGCGACCCTGGAGTCGGCCACCCGCGAACTGCCGCGTGCAACCGCCCCGGCTGCCGGCCTGGGCATTGTGGAACTTCTTGTTGCTGCCGGACTGTCCAAGAGCAATTCCGATGCACGCCGCACAGTGGGGGAGGGCGGTGCCTACGTGAACAACGCAAAGATCACCGATCTTGATGCTGTTCTGGGTGCTTCCGAGGCGCTGCACGGCAAGTACTTGCTGGTACGTCGAGGCAAGCGCACCTTGGCCATGGTGGAACTGTCCGCCTAG